GCTCGGTCAGGGCCGGACCGCCGAACTCGGCCCTGACGATCTCCGCCGTCTCCAGCGCCCGCACGAGCGGGCTCGTCGCCAGCACATCGATGTGCGAGACCAGCCTGTGCAGCCCCGCGGCACCCAGGCGCATCCGCTCCCGCCCGTCGGCCGTGAGCGGTCGCAGATCGTCATTCACTCCCGTCTTCGCGAACTCCTTCACGCTCTCCGCGCGCGCGTGACGTATCACCAGCAGCCGCATGTGCTCCCCTCCCGTTGCCGTTGGACGATCCGGATCACCGCGAGGACTGCGCCCGCGGCTCCGGCCCCGCACGAGGGGCCGGTTGTAAACCGATCCCGCAGAATACGTTAGGGCGGAGCCCTGACTGCGGCCAACGCCGGGCATGGGCCCCCTCCGCTGGCGGCAGACGCCGCTGGATGGAATTATGCAGTCAATGACCGCGCCGCGCCGCCGCACTTGATGCCCGCGGTACGGTCGGCGCTGAAACTCGCGCGCCGCCCGCCGTGTATGGCCTTATGCATGTAACCGGCGGCACGCGGCCGCATCACCCCGGAATCAGAGGTTCATGACACGATCAGAGCTGCGGCTCATTGCCGCCCTTCTAGCCCCCATCGTGCTTCCCGCGTGCTCACAGGCCACCGCGAGCCCGGCCGCTACGGCGCCCGCGCCAACGGCTGCCGATGAGGAATTCGAGGCGATTTTCCGCGCCCGGATGGATAGCGCGCGAACGCGCTATACCGACGCCGATGTGCATTTCATGACGGGGATGATCCACCACCATGCGCAGGCCATCGAGGTATCGCGTATGGTGCCCGGCCGCGGGGCCAGCCAGCCGGTGCAGACGCTGGCGGCGCGGATCATCAATGCGCAGCAGGATGAGATCGCCACGATGCAGCGGTGGCTGCGCAATCGCGACCAGCCCGTGCCGGAGCTGCACATCACCGATACCGGCGTAATGGTCCACGGCGCGGACCACGCCATGCACATGCCGGGCATGCTCACGCCCGAGCAGATCCGCCAGCTGGACGCCGCGCGCGGCGCGGAATTCGACCGGCTGTTCCTCACGTTCATGATCCAGCACCACCGCGGCGCCGTGACCATGGTCCGCGAGCTGTTCGCCATGGATGGCGCCGGACAGGACGAGGAGGTATTCAAGTTTGCTTCCGACGCGCAGGTCGATCAGGCGACGGAGGTGGCCCGCATGGAGCTCATGCTGTCAGAGATGAGCTCCGGGGATCGTTCTCAGAAGCCGTAAGCTCACACTCGAACCCCCATCGCTCTAACCAGGAAACCCGCTATGAGTTCAGTATCAGAATGCAGTTCCTTCGCCCGTCCGGGCGTCGCACGTTTTTTCTCGCTGCCGCTCGCCGTGTCGCTGCTGGCCGCGGCCGCGTGCGCACCGGCGGTCACTACCACCACGGCCGTGCCGTCCGGCAGCGCCGCCGACAACCGTGCTGCTGACGCGCCGATGCCCGATCCGCGCGTGGGCCTTCGCGCCGGGCTGACCAACGCGGAAGAAGCCATATGGAATCTGCGCGTGCTCTCGAAGACGCCGCCGCCGCCGGACTTCATCGGCGTGACCAATTCGGACCTGGCGTTCTCCGGCAACTACGCGATCCAGGGCAACTACAACGGCTTTCAGGTCTGGGACATCTCCAACCCCAGCGCGCCCGTGTTCACGAAGGGATTCGTGTGCCCCGCTTCGCAGAGCGACGTATCGGTATATCGCAACCTGCTGTTCGTCTCGGGCGAGGGACTGGGCGGCCGTCTGGACTGCGGTACGCAGGGCGTGCCGACCGCAGTCAGTGCCGACCGCCTGCGCGGCATACGCATCTTCGACATCACGGACATCCGTAACCCGCGCTATGTCGCGAACGTCCAGACCTGTCGTGGCTCGCACACGCACACCGTGCTGAAGGATCCGAACGACGACCAGAACGTCTACATCTACGTGTCCGGCTCAGCCGGCGTACGACCCGCCGAGGAGCTCCCGGGCTGTGTCGCCGCGCCCCCGAGCGAGGATCCGAACTCGGCCCTGTTCCGCATCGAGGTGATCCGCGTCCCGCTCGCCAACCCGCAGATGGCCACGATCGTGAACTCGCCGCGCATTTTCGAGGGACTGGTCGCACCGCCGCGCCATGGCCTGTCGCCGGCCGATGAGGCCGCGGCCGCCCGTGCACGTCAGGAGGCGGAGCGCGCCCGCGCCGAGGGCAAGTTCGTCGTCGAGATTCAGGGGTCACTGCAGGTGTTGCCCGATCAGTTCGTCAATGCGCAGCTCGACAGCATCGTCAAGGCGCGCGGAGCCACGGGTGCGCCGACGCCAGCGGACAGTGCTAAGCTGAAGGCGGAGATACAGGGCATTGTCGACCGCATGATTGCCGCCCAGATGGGCCCGCAGCAGGGTGCGGACGGACCGCGGCCCGGCCCGACGCAGTGCCACGACATCACCGTGTACCCGGCGGTCGGCCTGGCCGGCGGGGCGTGTGAGGGTTACGGCCTGCTGCTCGACATCAGCGATCCGGTCAATCCGAGACGCCTCGACGCGGCAGCCGACTCCAACTTCTCGTACTGGCATTCGGCTACGTTCAACAACTCGGCCACCAAGGTGCTCTTCAGCGACGAGTGGGGCGGCGGCGGCCAGCCGAAGTGCCGTGCACTCGATCCACGCGAGTGGGGCGCCAACGCGATCTTCACGATCGAGAATCGCAGGCTGCAGTTCCGCAGCTACTACAAGCTGCCGGCCGTGCAGACGGAGTTCGAGAACTGCGTCGCGCACAACGGCTCCATCATCCCGATCCCGGGCCGCGACGTAATGGTCCAGGCGTGGTACCAGGGCGGCATCTCCGTATTCGACTGGACGGATCCCGAGAACCCCTACGAGATCGCGTTCCACGACCGTGGCCCGAGCAGCGCAACCGAGATGGGTCCGGGCGGCAGCTGGTCCGTGTACTGGTACAACGGTGCGATCGTCAGCTCCGAGATCGCACGCGGCCTCGACATCTTCGAGCTGGTACCGAGTGCGCACCTCTCGCAGAACGAGATCGACGCGGCGAACACGGTCAGGCTCGAGTACCTGAACACACAGGGTCAGCCGCAGTATGTCTGGCCGCCGTCGTTCGCGCTGGCACGCGCGTACGCCGATCAGCTCGAGCGCAGTAACGGGCTGTCGGGCAGTCAGCTCGCAGCCGTGCGCACAGCGCTTACGAATGCAGAGCGCGCTTCAGGCTCCGCGCGCAGCACCGCGCTGACGTCGCTCGCAGGCACGATCGACGGCTACGCCGGCGGATCGTCGGACGCGGCGCGCGTCCGGCTGCTCGGCGGCGCCGTAAGAGATCTGGCTGGCGTGCGTTAGAGACCGCGGCTGGCTGCAGAAAAAGGGGCGGTGGAGCTGATGCTCCGCCGCCCCTTTCCTCACCGGACCTGGCTTCGGTTTGCGGTTGTGACCGATCCACGCATGAAATTATCCACAATCGAGCCTCGTTTGGCACTGCTATTCATGCTTCACAAGCAGTGGATCGCGCATGGCCGGATAGAGCATAACCGCAAACCGAAGCCGGGTCCGGGTGATTACCCGCCCGGAACGATGTCCGCTGACCGGATCCGCTCATACAGCTCCAGCGTCTCCTCTTCGGGCTCCAGCTCGAGGCTCTGAAGAACGGCGAGCAGCCGGTCGTAATGGCGCAATGCGTGTGCGCGCCGGCCCGCACGCGTGAGGGCCAGCAGCAATCCGCGGTGCGCCGCCTCGTGCAATGGCTCGCACGCGATGACGCGTTCGTACACTTCGGCGGCGTCGGCGTCGTCACCGGCAGTTTCCAGGAGCTCCGCGAGCCGCAGTCCCACGTTGCAGTACAGACGGCGCAGGCGGTCCTGCACATCGTCGCGCCACGCGCCAGCGGTCTCGCCCGCCAGGAAGTGATCGCGATAGAGACGCATGGCGCTTCGCAGCGCCGGGACCGCAGCGTCGCCGTCCAGCGCCATGGCCGACTCGGCCTGCTCCTGAAACGCGGCGACATCGAAATCCACGGTGACACCCGGCGCAATCATGTAGCGTTCGCCGTCCAGCACGACCCAGTCCGCGTGGCCGATCGTTCGACGTACGTGATGCATGGTGACGTGGAAGCTGTTGCGCACCTGAGCAGGCGACGCCTCCGGCCAGAGCGCAGCGCCGATCTCCGCACGTGTGCGGCCCTGCGGCCGCAGCAGGAGGAAGGCGAGGAGCTCCTTCGGCTTGGCGTACGGCCAGGCACTGACCGCGGTACCCTGTACTTCCACCTCGAAAGGTCCGAGAGCGCGGACGCACAGATCTGTTGCCACAGGGCTCGGCGCAGGCGACGCGGCCGCTGGGACAGGCACTGCTGTGTCCGCAGTGCGCACCGCGGGAAGAGGCGCAATCGGCTGCACGGCGGCGGGCTGCGTTGCAGCACCCCCGAGCACTTCATCGAGAGCGTGTGCCGGCTGCACGTGAGTCCCTTCGTCGAAGGCGCGCTCGTACTCAACGTCGCCGAGCAATTCGCGCAGCCGTCCGACCAGGCGGTCCATGACCACATCATCGTGCTGGAACCGGTTGGCACCGATGTGACGACGCATGGCGGAGGCAATGCCGATCTCACGCGCTGCTGCCCGCGGATCGCGCTCCGAACGACAGTAAGCGCGGTAGTCGATCGCGCGCGCGATGAAGAGGAACGATGGATCACGGCGCAGCGCCTCGAGCGATTCGAGGACCATCGCCTCCATCTTTTCCATCCCGGCACTCCCAATGAGGACGGTCGCGTATGTTTGCAGGGCGACGGCCAGCTCGCGATCCTGACCGAAGCTGCGCGCGATCTGTACGGCCTCTTCCATCATCTCGATCGCGCGCTCCCGGTTCCCCGCACCGAACTCCGCCATGCCGCCGAGCAGCAGTGCGAGCCGCAGACCGTATTCATCGCCGTTCGCGCGCATCCACCGCTCCGCGCGTGCCGTGTACTCGCGCGCGGTGGGTGACAGCGAGCTCGACCAGGTCATGCCGATGTAGTTCAGCGCGTACGCTTCCAGCCGTGCATCGCCGACGGCCGCAGCCAGCACGGCCGCTTCCTCGAGGTACGGCCGGGCGACGGCGGGCTGGGCGCGCAGCGCGGCCAGCGCACCGATCGCGAACAGCAGCGCGGCACGCTCGCGCGTCGGCTCCCGTGCAGCCGGCAGCTCGAGTGCATCGCTGAGCCAGCGGTGCGCCTCCACCCAGTAACGGGTGCTGAACCAGAACCACCAGAGCATCCCGACCAGACGCACGTGCTGCTGCGGGTCGTGTTCGCGCGTCCAGGAGAGCACCTCCCGGATGTTGTCCAGCTCTGGCTCAAGCTGTGCGAACGCGCTGCGCCGCGCACGCGTCGTGAACGACGGCTCGACAGCGGCAACTCGCGCACTGATCACGGCAGCGAGCCGGCCGCGCACGCGCTCCGTCTCGCCCGCCTCTGCCAGCCGCTGCTCCGCATACTGCCGCATGGTCTCGAGCAGGTGGTAGCGCGCACTGCCGTCCTGTTCACGCACCACGATCATCGAGCGGTCCGCCAGCACTGCGATCAGGTCGAGCACTGTGTGCGGCGCGATACCATCGCCTGACGCCACCTCCTCGACCATATCGAGCGTGAATCCCCCGCGGAATACGGCCAGACGGCGCAGCACGACGCGGGCTTCCTCGCGCAGCAGGTCATGACTCCAGTCGAGCGCAGCGCGCAGCGTGCGATGCCGCGGCAGCGCAGTCCGTGCGCCAGACGTGAGCAGTGAGAACGCGTCACTCAGCCGGTCGCGGATCTGCTCCGGTGAGAGGTGGCGCACGCGCGCGGCGGCGAGCTCGATTGCGAGAGGGATGCCGTCGAGGTGCATGCAGATGTCAGCGATGACGCGTGCATTGGCGGCTGACAGCGTGAACGACGGGAGCACGTCGCGGGCGCGATCCACGAAGAGTCGTACGGCATCGGAGGAGGCGAGTGCGTCCAGACCGTCGTCGGGCGCAGGCAGTGCGAGCGGCGGCACCAGCCAGGCACGCTCACCCGCGACGCCGAGCGCCTCGCGACTGGTCGCAATGATGCGCAGGTGCGGACACGCGCGCAGCAGCGTGTCCGCGAGCGCGGCGCAGGTATCGACGAGATGCTCGCAGTTGTCCAGCACGAGCGTCAGTGACCGGTCGCCGAGCGTCGCGATGATGGAGTCCGCGGACGCAGCACCGCCCTCCGTCGGCGAACCGAGCGCGCGCTGAACAGCAGCCGCAACGAGGCGCTCCTCCATGAGCGGCGCGAGCTCGACCCACGCGACGTCGTCAGCATCTGTCCCGGGAATCTGCGTCACGAGCTGGAGTGCGAGTCGTGACTTGCCGCTGCCGCCCGCGCCTGTCAGCGTGAGCAGACGCGCCGACTCCGCAAGCTGCCGCAGTGCCGCGAGCTCGCGCTCGCGGCCGATGAAGTGCGTCAGCTCGACGGGCAGTGTACCGCGCCCTGGCCCGGATCCGGTTGTCGTCATGAACGGCTGCAGGATGGAGGTGACCGCCCCTGCAATCTGACGCCGCGGGCTGCCCGAATCAACGGGACGGCGGTGCGACCGTTTCCAGCAGCTCGAACGCTTCGCCGGATCGGTCGACCAGCCGCTCCGCCAGCCACGCCAGGTCCGCTGCGAGCACGACTGCCGGACGATCCAGCCCCAGCCCGTCGATGACGCCGACGATCCATTCGGCGGCCGCCGGGCCATCATCATCGCCCGCCATCCATCGATGTCCGGCGTCCGGTGCACCTGCAGCGTCGTCTGCCATGGTGGGCCGTATCGGGTCGCCCAGCGGCGGAACGGGCGCGATCACCCGGCCGCCGCCCGCGTAGTGGTGGATCAGGCGCATTCGTTCGGCTGCGTCTCCGGTCAGAACCACCACGACGCGATCGCCGCGGCCGCAGCGCAGGTAGTGCGTCTCCTGCACACCCACCTGCACCACGGCCTCGATGATGCCGCCCTCCGTCACTGCCGCATCCGGAACAGGTAGTCCTGCTGGGCCGCCGTGCCGACTGCGGCGCGCATGATGGCGTGTCCCGCGTTGTACGCTGGCAGAAGCGTATATGTGTGGCCCGGTGTGGTGCTGGACTGCATGGAGTAGCCGGTCGCGCCACCCACCAGGATCGTGTATGCGCCGGAATCGACTACCGTGCGCCTGATCACCCTCTGATTCACGCCATTCACGACCGCCCAGCCTTCAAGCACCAGTACACGCTCGTACGCACCGTCATCCATCAGTGTCAATGAGCCGTCAACCGGCCACAGCTGTATGTCGCGCACGTTGCCATCCGGGTCCGTCCACTGCTCCGTGCCGACCGTCGGCGGCATGTGCCACTGATGGTCCCACCAGTCGTACGTCAGATCGAACACCTGCGGTCCCTGGGCCGTAGCGAACACGGTCACGAGCGCCGTCGCGTGCAGGCTGTCGCCGACGCTTGCGCGTATCTGAGTCGTGCCCTTGCTCCGCCCACGCACGTTCCCGTTCGTGTCCACGATGGCGATCGTGGTATCCTCCACAGACCACGTCACCTCCGGATCCTCGATCCTGCCGTCACGTCCGGTTGCGACCAGGTGCTGACTGAAGTCGAGAACCTGGTTCACCCAGATGCCGCGCTGATAGGGATAGATGCTCAGATAGAGGACCCCCTGCGGCGGCGGTGGCAGCGTCGTCACCTGCACCGTGATCTCCGCGGTGATGCCATCGACATTCGCGCGGATGACCGCCTCGCCCGGCATCTTCGCAAGCAGGCTGGCGAACTGCGACACGCCGATCGGCGTAATGCTCGCGACCGATTCGGCAGTGCTCGTCCAGCTTACTGGCCGACCGCTGATGATCGCGCCGTTCGCATCCTTCGCGATCGCCTGGAGCGGCGTCTCGTGATTGACTGGCAGTGAGAAGTTCGACGGCGTGATCTCGACAGTAGCCACGGCCGCCGGCGGCGGTGTCGTCGTCACGACCTGCACCTCCGCCTCCGTCGTGACGCCATCGATCGTGGCACGGACGGTCGCGGTTCCGTACAGCTGCGCGCTCACCGTGGCCCACCCGGCGACTGCTGCGGGCGTGACCAGCACACCCTGACCCTCGACGGTCCACGTCACGGCCCGGCCCGTGATGATCTCGCCGCCAGCCGTGCGCGCCACCGCCTCGAGCGCAGCATCCTGACCAGCTTCGAGCACCAGTGTGGCCGGCAGCACCGTCACGCTCACCACCTGCGCAACAGCGTGCACCGTGACATTCACGAAGCCCGTGCGACCGCCCGCCTCCGCTTCGATGCGGGCCACCCCCGGCGCCTTTGCCGCGACGACGGCCGTGCCGCCATGGACCACGACCGTGGCGATGTCAGGTCTCAGGTTCCGCCACAGCACCTGCTCGACCACCACGTCGCCGTCCGCCGTCATCGGCACGGCCGTGATCGTCGTCGAATCACCCACCACCAGGACCTGGTCCGCAGGCCCCACCTCTACCCGGTCCACTCGCACCGTGCTCGTCGGGTCGTCCTCACAGGCCGTCAGCATTGCGATCGACAGGACCGCCGCCGCCCGCCTCAT
The sequence above is drawn from the Longimicrobiales bacterium genome and encodes:
- a CDS encoding DUF305 domain-containing protein, whose translation is MTRSELRLIAALLAPIVLPACSQATASPAATAPAPTAADEEFEAIFRARMDSARTRYTDADVHFMTGMIHHHAQAIEVSRMVPGRGASQPVQTLAARIINAQQDEIATMQRWLRNRDQPVPELHITDTGVMVHGADHAMHMPGMLTPEQIRQLDAARGAEFDRLFLTFMIQHHRGAVTMVRELFAMDGAGQDEEVFKFASDAQVDQATEVARMELMLSEMSSGDRSQKP
- a CDS encoding BTAD domain-containing putative transcriptional regulator, yielding MTTTGSGPGRGTLPVELTHFIGRERELAALRQLAESARLLTLTGAGGSGKSRLALQLVTQIPGTDADDVAWVELAPLMEERLVAAAVQRALGSPTEGGAASADSIIATLGDRSLTLVLDNCEHLVDTCAALADTLLRACPHLRIIATSREALGVAGERAWLVPPLALPAPDDGLDALASSDAVRLFVDRARDVLPSFTLSAANARVIADICMHLDGIPLAIELAAARVRHLSPEQIRDRLSDAFSLLTSGARTALPRHRTLRAALDWSHDLLREEARVVLRRLAVFRGGFTLDMVEEVASGDGIAPHTVLDLIAVLADRSMIVVREQDGSARYHLLETMRQYAEQRLAEAGETERVRGRLAAVISARVAAVEPSFTTRARRSAFAQLEPELDNIREVLSWTREHDPQQHVRLVGMLWWFWFSTRYWVEAHRWLSDALELPAAREPTRERAALLFAIGALAALRAQPAVARPYLEEAAVLAAAVGDARLEAYALNYIGMTWSSSLSPTAREYTARAERWMRANGDEYGLRLALLLGGMAEFGAGNRERAIEMMEEAVQIARSFGQDRELAVALQTYATVLIGSAGMEKMEAMVLESLEALRRDPSFLFIARAIDYRAYCRSERDPRAAAREIGIASAMRRHIGANRFQHDDVVMDRLVGRLRELLGDVEYERAFDEGTHVQPAHALDEVLGGAATQPAAVQPIAPLPAVRTADTAVPVPAAASPAPSPVATDLCVRALGPFEVEVQGTAVSAWPYAKPKELLAFLLLRPQGRTRAEIGAALWPEASPAQVRNSFHVTMHHVRRTIGHADWVVLDGERYMIAPGVTVDFDVAAFQEQAESAMALDGDAAVPALRSAMRLYRDHFLAGETAGAWRDDVQDRLRRLYCNVGLRLAELLETAGDDADAAEVYERVIACEPLHEAAHRGLLLALTRAGRRAHALRHYDRLLAVLQSLELEPEEETLELYERIRSADIVPGG
- a CDS encoding Ig-like domain-containing protein, with translation MNRWMRRAAAVLSIAMLTACEDDPTSTVRVDRVEVGPADQVLVVGDSTTITAVPMTADGDVVVEQVLWRNLRPDIATVVVHGGTAVVAAKAPGVARIEAEAGGRTGFVNVTVHAVAQVVSVTVLPATLVLEAGQDAALEAVARTAGGEIITGRAVTWTVEGQGVLVTPAAVAGWATVSAQLYGTATVRATIDGVTTEAEVQVVTTTPPPAAVATVEITPSNFSLPVNHETPLQAIAKDANGAIISGRPVSWTSTAESVASITPIGVSQFASLLAKMPGEAVIRANVDGITAEITVQVTTLPPPPQGVLYLSIYPYQRGIWVNQVLDFSQHLVATGRDGRIEDPEVTWSVEDTTIAIVDTNGNVRGRSKGTTQIRASVGDSLHATALVTVFATAQGPQVFDLTYDWWDHQWHMPPTVGTEQWTDPDGNVRDIQLWPVDGSLTLMDDGAYERVLVLEGWAVVNGVNQRVIRRTVVDSGAYTILVGGATGYSMQSSTTPGHTYTLLPAYNAGHAIMRAAVGTAAQQDYLFRMRQ